In Ipomoea triloba cultivar NCNSP0323 chromosome 7, ASM357664v1, a single genomic region encodes these proteins:
- the LOC116025374 gene encoding ETHYLENE INSENSITIVE 3-like 1 protein has product MGFCDDYSDDEMDVEELERRIWRDKMKLKRLKEMNKKKKKSKEGDEAKQRQSEEQARRKKMSMAQNGVLKYMLKMMEVCNAQGFVYGIIPEKGKPVSGASDNLREWWKDKAKFDLNGPAAIAKYQADHAIPGRDENEANPVGATPHTLQALQDATLGSMLSALMQHCDPPQRRFPLEKGVPPPWWPNGNEEWWPQLGLHRDQATPPYKKPHDLKKAWKIGVLIAIIKHISPDISKIRMLVMQSKCLQDKMTAKESATWLAIVNQEEALARELDPDRCPPLPPTVGAGSGMLSVNDSHKYDVEGVDNDPELDVQVQKPNNIDLLSTGVEIFNNGLTDSIQDDVITGLDFSRKRKPVDELPILLDHRIYTCEFVQCPYKELHLGFEDRLARDNHQLTCPYRNSAQFGVSNSHMYEVKPVAFTQQFVQPKAAVAAPPVNPTPPSFNLSGPGVPQDGQRMISDLMSFYDTNIPGNAISNTRNVGPAKDQPLQQIQQPNIQCQQGGFLQDHEEIIFPESNISSTLPMFTSGDQFDQPNVVNSPFNSPFNVVSSTETLPFMFGSPFNLPFSDDYSEDIPGLPPLPKTHIHSWY; this is encoded by the exons ATGGGGTTTTGCGATGACTATAGCGATGATGAAATGGACGTGGAGGAGCTGGAGAGGAGGATATGGAGGGACAAGATGAAGCTGAAACGCCTGAAGGAGATGAACAAGA agaagaagaagagtaagGAGGGGGATGAAGCCAAGCAGAGGCAGTCTGAAGAGCAGGCTAGGAGGAAGAAGATGTCAATGGCTCAAAATGGGGTATTGAAGTACATGTTGAAGATGATGGAGGTGTGTAATGCTCAGGGGTTCGTTTATGGGATTATCCCTGAGAAAGGGAAGCCTGTGAGCGGGGCGTCTGACAATCTGAGGGAGTGGTGGAAGGATAAGGCGAAGTTTGATCTCAATGGCCCGGCTGCAATAGCCAAGTACCAAGCGGATCATGCTATCCCGGGGAGGGACGAGAACGAGGCCAATCCGGTTGGGGCTACCCCCCACACCTTGCAAGCGCTTCAGGACGCCACGCTTGGCTCGATGCTGTCAGCGTTGATGCAGCATTGTGATCCCCCTCAGAGACGGTTTCCTTTGGAGAAAGGCGTTCCCCCGCCTTGGTGGCCTAATGGGAATGAGGAGTGGTGGCCTCAATTGGGGCTGCATAGGGACCAAGCCACTCCTCCTTACAAGAAGCCACACGATCTCAAAAAGGCGTGGAAGATTGGTGTCCTCATCGCTATCATCAAGCATATATCCCCCGATATCTCCAAGATTCGGATGCTTGTAATGCAGTCCAAGTGCTTGCAAGACAAGATGACAGCCAAGGAAAGTGCTACTTGGCTTGCCATTGTTAACCAAGAGGAAGCCTTGGCTCGAGAGCTTGACCCCGATAGATGCCCACCGTTACCCCCAACTGTTGGGGCTGGGAGTGGAATGCTTTCTGTGAATGATAGTCATAAGTATGATGTTGAAGGGGTTGATAATGATCCCGAGTTAGATGTTCAAGTGCAAAAACCAAACAACATCGATTTGTTGAGTACGGGTGTTGAGATATTCAACAACGGGCTAACAGATTCAATCCAGGACGATGTAATCACCGGGTTGGATTTCTCAAGGAAGAGGAAGCCTGTGGATGAACTGCCCATTTTGTTGGATCATAGGATCTATACTTGTGAGTTTGTTCAATGCCCTTACAAAGAGCTTCACTTAGGGTTTGAGGACAGATTGGCTAGAGATAATCATCAGTTAACTTGTCCTTACAGAAACTCTGCTCAATTCGGGGTCTCAAACTCCCACATGTATGAAGTCAAGCCAGTGGCGTTTACTCAACAATTTGTGCAGCCGAAGGCTGCTGTTGCTGCTCCACCCGTGAATCCAACCCCGCCTTCCTTCAATCTTTCGGGACCTGGTGTTCCACAAGACGGGCAAAGGATGATCAGCGATCTCATGTCGTTCTACGACACAAACATCCCGGGGAACGCAATCTCCAACACTAGGAACGTTGGACCTGCTAAAGACCAACCTCTTCAACAAATTCAACAACCCAACATTCAGTGTCAGCAGGGCGGTTTCCTTCAAGACCATGAGGAGATCATCTTCCCGGAGAGCAACATTTCCTCGACTCTCCCCATGTTCACATCGGGAGACCAGTTCGATCAGCCCAACGTTGTGAACTCCCCTTTCAATTCCCCCTTCAACGTTGTCAGCTCCACCGAGACACTCCCATTCATGTTTGGCTCTCCCTTCAACCTCCCATTCTCTGATGATTACTCTGAGGACATACCTGGCCTTCCACCCCTGCCAAAAACACACATCCACAGCTGGTACTAG